A part of Streptomyces sp. DSM 40750 genomic DNA contains:
- the lnt gene encoding apolipoprotein N-acyltransferase, whose product MTVTATPVDEPEQLEPQAAPVSRASRWVSRLLPAAAAALSGVLLYVSFPPRTLWWLALPAFAVFGWVLRGRGWKAGLGLGYLFGLGFLLPLLVWTGVEVGPGPWLALVVIEAVFVALVGAGVAVVSKLPGWPLWAAALWIAGEAARARAPFHGFPWGKIAFGQADGVFLPLAALGGTPVLGFAVVLCGFGLYEVVRLVVDNRRTGTAVRRGTAVVAALTVAVPLVGAFASRGLVSDKAEAGTATVAVIQGNVPRLGLDFNSQRRAVLDYHAKETERLAAEVRAGKVAQPDFVLWPENSSDIDPFTNPDAREVIERAATAIGAPISVGGVVERDGKLYNEQILWDPERGPTDTYDKRQIQPFGEYLPLRSLIGAINSEWTSMVRKDFSRGTEPGVFTMDGAKIGLVTCYEAAFDWAVRSEVTDGAQLISVPSNNATFGRSEMTYQQLAMSRVRAVEHSRTVTVPVTSGVSAIIMPDGEVTQKTGMFVPDSLVQKVPLRSSQTPATQLGIAPEMLLVLVAAGGLGWAIGAGVRGRRAGGV is encoded by the coding sequence GTGACCGTCACCGCCACTCCCGTAGACGAGCCGGAACAGCTCGAACCCCAGGCCGCGCCCGTGTCCCGGGCGTCCCGATGGGTCAGCCGGCTCCTTCCGGCCGCCGCCGCGGCGCTCTCCGGGGTGCTGCTCTATGTCAGCTTCCCGCCCCGGACCCTGTGGTGGCTGGCCCTGCCGGCCTTCGCGGTCTTCGGCTGGGTACTGCGCGGACGCGGATGGAAGGCGGGCCTCGGCCTCGGCTACCTCTTCGGCCTGGGATTCCTGCTGCCGCTGCTGGTGTGGACCGGCGTGGAGGTCGGTCCCGGGCCGTGGCTCGCGCTCGTCGTGATCGAGGCGGTGTTCGTGGCGCTCGTCGGCGCGGGCGTCGCCGTCGTGTCGAAGCTTCCCGGCTGGCCGCTGTGGGCCGCCGCGCTGTGGATCGCCGGTGAGGCGGCACGTGCGCGTGCCCCCTTCCACGGTTTCCCCTGGGGCAAGATCGCCTTCGGCCAGGCGGACGGCGTCTTCCTGCCGCTGGCCGCGCTCGGCGGCACCCCGGTGCTCGGCTTCGCGGTCGTCCTCTGCGGGTTCGGGCTGTACGAGGTCGTACGGCTGGTCGTCGACAACCGGCGCACCGGCACGGCCGTGCGCCGGGGTACCGCCGTCGTGGCGGCACTGACCGTGGCCGTCCCCCTGGTGGGTGCCTTCGCGTCCCGTGGCCTGGTGAGTGACAAGGCCGAGGCCGGCACCGCGACCGTGGCGGTCATCCAGGGCAACGTCCCGCGCCTGGGACTCGACTTCAACTCCCAGCGGCGGGCCGTGCTCGACTACCACGCCAAGGAGACCGAGCGCCTGGCCGCCGAGGTCAGGGCCGGTAAGGTCGCGCAGCCCGACTTCGTGCTCTGGCCGGAGAACTCCTCCGACATCGACCCCTTCACCAACCCCGACGCCCGTGAGGTGATCGAGCGGGCGGCCACCGCCATCGGCGCCCCCATCTCCGTCGGCGGTGTCGTCGAGCGGGACGGCAAGCTCTACAACGAGCAGATCCTCTGGGACCCGGAGAGGGGCCCCACCGACACCTACGACAAGCGGCAGATCCAGCCGTTCGGTGAGTATCTGCCCCTGCGGTCGTTGATCGGCGCCATCAACAGCGAGTGGACGTCCATGGTCCGCAAGGACTTCAGCCGGGGCACCGAGCCGGGCGTGTTCACCATGGACGGGGCCAAGATCGGCCTCGTCACCTGCTACGAGGCGGCCTTCGACTGGGCCGTGCGCTCCGAGGTCACCGACGGCGCGCAGTTGATCTCGGTGCCGAGCAACAACGCGACCTTCGGCCGCAGCGAGATGACCTACCAGCAACTCGCCATGTCCCGGGTCCGCGCCGTCGAGCACAGCCGCACCGTCACCGTCCCGGTGACCAGCGGCGTCAGCGCGATCATCATGCCGGACGGGGAGGTCACCCAGAAGACCGGCATGTTCGTCCCGGACTCGCTGGTGCAGAAGGTGCCGCTGCGCTCCTCGCAGACGCCTGCCACCCAGCTCGGCATCGCGCCCGAGATGCTCCTGGTGCTGGTCGCGGCGGGTGGGCTCGGCTGGGCGATCGGGGCAGGCGTGCGCGGGAGGCGCGCCGGTGGCGTGTAG
- a CDS encoding glutamate racemase: protein MKIALMDSGIGLLPAATAVRRLRPDADLVISSDPDGMPWGPRTPQDLTERALAVAEAAAAHAPDALIVGCNTASVHALPALRALLEPGLPVIGTVPAIKPAASGGGPFTIWATPATTGSPYQRGLIEEFANGVKVTEVPCWGLAEAVEHADDAAIDAAIAAAAALTPDDATTVVLGCTHYELVAERIRAAVQQPGHPPLVLHGSAGAVAAQALRRIGELPKPEADWTEATLTVILSGREGALPAPALAYEEGRLLQAVGAALAARPEQ, encoded by the coding sequence GTGAAGATCGCGCTCATGGACTCCGGTATCGGCCTCCTCCCCGCAGCCACTGCGGTACGGCGGCTGCGGCCCGACGCGGATCTCGTGATCTCCTCGGACCCCGACGGCATGCCCTGGGGTCCGCGCACTCCACAGGACCTGACGGAGCGTGCCCTCGCCGTCGCCGAGGCGGCGGCCGCGCACGCGCCCGACGCCCTGATCGTCGGCTGCAACACCGCGTCCGTGCACGCCCTGCCCGCCCTGCGCGCCCTCCTCGAACCCGGACTGCCGGTCATCGGCACCGTCCCGGCGATCAAACCGGCCGCGTCCGGCGGCGGCCCCTTCACCATCTGGGCGACGCCCGCCACCACCGGCAGCCCCTACCAGCGCGGCCTCATCGAGGAGTTCGCCAACGGGGTGAAGGTCACCGAGGTGCCCTGCTGGGGACTGGCCGAAGCCGTGGAGCACGCCGACGACGCCGCGATCGACGCCGCGATCGCCGCGGCCGCCGCGCTCACCCCCGACGATGCGACGACCGTCGTCCTGGGCTGCACCCATTACGAACTCGTCGCCGAACGCATCCGCGCGGCCGTCCAGCAGCCCGGCCACCCGCCCCTCGTCCTGCACGGTTCCGCCGGCGCCGTGGCCGCCCAGGCGCTGCGCCGCATCGGCGAACTCCCGAAGCCCGAGGCGGACTGGACCGAGGCGACGCTGACGGTCATCCTCAGCGGACGCGAGGGCGCCCTGCCCGCCCCGGCACTGGCGTACGAGGAGGGCAGGCTGCTCCAGGCGGTCGGCGCCGCGCTGGCCGCCCGCCCGGAGCAGTGA
- a CDS encoding DUF6643 family protein yields the protein MTSPRSTYGGGYYSASSFADTPIYDSLVAERGTPQIAPIRVPAQYDTPGSNLPALPSALPALPAGPSQPSPAYGYPQAQQPSPLQQAPNAYIPQQAAGPRGYPGAQPQQQQRPMPGNTGYEAMRPAAPRPAQAAPYQQEPYNGQQYRGY from the coding sequence ATGACCTCCCCCCGCTCCACCTACGGCGGCGGTTACTACTCCGCCTCGTCCTTCGCGGACACCCCGATCTACGACTCTCTCGTCGCCGAGCGGGGAACCCCTCAGATCGCCCCCATCCGGGTACCGGCCCAGTACGACACGCCGGGCAGCAATCTGCCCGCGCTCCCGTCGGCGCTCCCCGCACTGCCGGCCGGTCCCTCCCAGCCGTCCCCCGCCTACGGTTATCCGCAGGCCCAGCAGCCCTCGCCGCTGCAGCAGGCACCCAACGCGTACATCCCGCAGCAGGCCGCGGGTCCGCGTGGATACCCGGGCGCCCAGCCGCAGCAGCAGCAGCGTCCGATGCCCGGCAACACCGGCTACGAGGCCATGCGCCCGGCGGCTCCGCGCCCGGCTCAGGCCGCCCCGTACCAGCAGGAGCCGTACAACGGTCAGCAGTACCGCGGCTACTGA
- a CDS encoding acyl-CoA dehydrogenase family protein has product MVSILAHTQPQYATHDVTNQPPPLAPYDASEDVALLEGLRREGAEWAEKDIRRLGLTAGGAEAQEWAEQANRYEPELRTHDRYGNRVDEVDFHPGWHHLMRTAVSEGLAGAAWTDDRPGAHVARLAGGLVWGHTEAGHTCPTSMTYAVVPALRRQPELAAVYEPLLTGREYDPELRVPTEKRGLLAGMGMTEKQGGSDVRANSTTATPSAEPGVYTLRGHKWFTSAPMCDLFLVLAQAPDGLTCFLVPRVLPDGSRNAFRIQRLKDKLGNRSNASSEPEFDGTVAWRVGPEGQGVKTIIDMVNCTRLDCVMGSATLMRKTLVEAGHHARHRSAFGARLLDQPLMRNVLADLALESEAATTLTLRLAGAADRAVRGDEGERMFRRIATAVGKYWVTKRGPAFTAEALECLGGNGYVEDSGMPRHYREAPLLSIWEGSGNVNALDVLRALTRNPGTADALFTELALAHGADARLDAAAARLKDTLREADQTGARRLVERMALTLQASLLVRHAPAAIADAFCATRLDGDWGHAYGTLPSSADLDGILRRALPTG; this is encoded by the coding sequence ATGGTCTCGATACTCGCGCACACCCAGCCGCAGTACGCCACCCACGACGTCACCAACCAGCCCCCACCCCTCGCCCCGTACGACGCCTCCGAGGACGTGGCCCTGCTGGAGGGGCTGCGCAGGGAGGGCGCGGAATGGGCCGAGAAGGACATCCGGCGGCTGGGCCTGACCGCCGGCGGCGCCGAGGCGCAGGAGTGGGCCGAGCAGGCCAACCGGTACGAGCCGGAGCTGCGCACCCACGACCGTTACGGCAACCGCGTCGACGAGGTCGACTTCCACCCCGGCTGGCACCACCTGATGCGGACCGCCGTGAGCGAGGGACTGGCGGGCGCGGCCTGGACGGACGACCGGCCCGGCGCCCATGTCGCGCGCCTCGCGGGCGGGCTGGTGTGGGGACACACCGAGGCCGGGCACACCTGCCCGACCTCGATGACGTACGCCGTCGTGCCCGCGCTGCGCCGGCAGCCGGAACTGGCCGCCGTGTACGAACCGCTGCTGACCGGCCGGGAGTACGACCCTGAGCTGCGGGTGCCCACCGAGAAGCGCGGGCTGCTCGCCGGGATGGGGATGACCGAGAAGCAGGGCGGCAGCGACGTACGTGCCAACTCCACGACGGCCACACCCAGCGCCGAGCCCGGTGTGTACACCCTGCGGGGGCACAAGTGGTTCACGTCGGCGCCCATGTGTGACCTGTTCCTCGTGCTGGCCCAGGCGCCGGACGGGCTGACCTGCTTCCTGGTGCCGCGCGTCCTGCCCGACGGCAGCCGCAACGCGTTCCGCATCCAGCGGCTGAAGGACAAGCTGGGCAACCGTTCCAACGCCTCCTCGGAGCCGGAGTTCGACGGCACCGTCGCCTGGCGGGTCGGCCCCGAGGGGCAGGGCGTGAAGACCATCATCGACATGGTCAACTGCACCCGGCTCGACTGTGTGATGGGCTCGGCGACGCTGATGCGCAAGACACTCGTCGAGGCGGGTCACCACGCACGGCACCGCAGTGCCTTCGGCGCCCGACTGCTCGACCAGCCCCTGATGCGCAACGTCCTGGCCGATCTCGCGCTGGAGTCCGAGGCGGCCACGACGCTCACCCTGCGGCTGGCCGGCGCCGCCGACCGGGCGGTGCGCGGGGACGAGGGCGAGCGGATGTTCCGCCGGATCGCCACCGCCGTCGGCAAGTACTGGGTGACCAAGCGGGGCCCGGCCTTCACCGCGGAGGCGCTGGAGTGCCTGGGGGGCAACGGATACGTCGAGGACTCGGGCATGCCCCGCCACTACCGTGAGGCGCCCCTGCTGTCGATCTGGGAGGGCTCCGGCAACGTCAACGCCCTCGACGTGCTGCGGGCGTTGACCCGGAATCCCGGCACCGCGGACGCGCTGTTCACCGAACTCGCCCTGGCCCACGGCGCGGACGCCCGACTCGACGCGGCGGCGGCCCGTCTGAAGGACACCCTGCGCGAGGCCGACCAGACCGGTGCCCGGCGCCTGGTGGAACGCATGGCCCTGACCCTCCAGGCCTCCCTGCTGGTCCGCCACGCACCGGCCGCGATCGCCGACGCCTTCTGCGCGACCCGACTCGACGGCGACTGGGGACACGCCTACGGCACCCTCCCGAGCTCCGCCGACCTGGACGGAATCCTGCGACGAGCACTGCCGACCGGCTGA
- a CDS encoding SDR family oxidoreductase, translating into MTEPFEPTVVVTGATGRLGGRVARRLADRGVAQRLLVRSPERAPALPGATAVRAEYGDRDAVARGLAGARTVFMVSASESADRVSQHRAFVDAAVAAGVAHLVYVSFFGAAPDAAFTLARDHFHTEEHIRASGLAHTFLRDNLYAEIVPDLAGEDGVIRGPAGQGRAAFVSQDDIADAAVTVLARPADHTGITYDLTGPESVTLDEAAAIVSEQLGRPIRYQPETIEEAYASRASYGAPPWQLDAWVSTYTAIATGELDGVSSAVPDLTGHPARSLTDVLRTTRSSP; encoded by the coding sequence ATGACCGAACCCTTCGAACCGACCGTGGTGGTGACCGGAGCCACGGGCCGCCTCGGCGGGCGCGTCGCCCGCCGTCTGGCCGATCGGGGTGTGGCGCAGCGGCTGCTGGTGCGCAGCCCCGAGCGGGCTCCCGCACTGCCCGGCGCGACGGCGGTCCGCGCCGAGTACGGCGACCGTGACGCGGTCGCACGTGGCCTCGCCGGTGCGCGGACCGTGTTCATGGTGTCCGCCTCGGAGAGCGCGGACCGGGTCTCGCAGCACAGGGCTTTCGTGGACGCCGCCGTGGCGGCCGGTGTCGCGCACCTGGTGTACGTGTCCTTCTTCGGCGCCGCGCCCGATGCCGCGTTCACCCTCGCGCGCGACCACTTCCACACCGAGGAGCACATCCGCGCGAGCGGCCTGGCCCACACCTTCCTGCGCGACAACCTCTACGCGGAGATCGTCCCCGACCTGGCCGGCGAGGACGGCGTCATCCGGGGCCCCGCCGGGCAGGGGCGTGCGGCCTTCGTCTCCCAGGACGACATCGCCGATGCCGCCGTGACGGTCCTGGCCCGCCCCGCCGACCATACCGGCATCACGTACGACCTGACCGGACCCGAATCCGTGACGCTGGACGAAGCGGCCGCGATCGTCTCCGAGCAGCTCGGGCGCCCGATCCGCTACCAACCCGAGACGATCGAGGAGGCGTACGCCTCGCGCGCCTCCTACGGCGCCCCGCCCTGGCAACTCGACGCCTGGGTCTCCACCTACACGGCCATCGCGACCGGCGAACTCGACGGCGTCAGCAGCGCCGTTCCCGACCTCACCGGTCACCCGGCCCGGTCCCTCACCGACGTCCTCCGCACCACCCGGAGCTCTCCGTGA
- a CDS encoding O-antigen ligase family protein, which translates to MLGACAAWSLITAAARGGRPEGVLLAVLAVAAGYAAGRICGALLPVVAPSAGALAGLGLAVTAPHTMAGSPLISPLGHNGATAALLTLSAGAACCAAWAARSPGPRLALRLLAAGAAVTAAVLGSTTGFAACTGVLLCSLAVAHMRRRGLGLAGLALVTALVTGTVWAIAEDVLPAGLTDSLAGQLTPHRVLLWHDALGLVHDEPLLGAGPGRFGELSPTVAQSLPPDDKPHSAPLQLAAEQGIVGVALLAAVFGWVLYVLWRTPRPTPVVLTAGAALTALAAIATVGNALSFTTVTAGAGLLAGMATARPLTDEDGGVEVPDLDDW; encoded by the coding sequence ATGCTCGGGGCGTGCGCGGCCTGGTCACTGATCACGGCGGCGGCGCGGGGCGGCCGCCCCGAGGGTGTGCTGCTCGCGGTGCTCGCGGTGGCGGCCGGCTATGCGGCGGGCCGGATCTGCGGCGCTCTGCTGCCGGTCGTGGCGCCGTCCGCCGGTGCCCTCGCCGGTCTCGGTCTGGCGGTCACCGCTCCGCACACCATGGCGGGCTCACCGCTCATCTCGCCGCTCGGGCACAACGGCGCGACCGCCGCCCTGCTGACCCTGTCCGCGGGCGCCGCCTGCTGTGCCGCTTGGGCGGCCCGCTCGCCCGGGCCGCGGCTGGCCCTGCGACTGCTGGCCGCCGGGGCCGCGGTGACCGCTGCCGTCCTCGGCTCGACCACCGGCTTCGCCGCGTGTACCGGGGTGCTGTTGTGTTCGCTCGCCGTGGCCCATATGCGCCGTCGGGGCCTGGGGCTCGCGGGGCTCGCGCTGGTGACAGCCCTGGTGACGGGGACGGTCTGGGCGATCGCCGAGGACGTGCTGCCGGCCGGGCTGACCGACTCGCTGGCGGGGCAGCTCACCCCGCACCGGGTCCTGCTGTGGCACGACGCGCTCGGGCTGGTTCACGACGAGCCGCTGCTGGGCGCCGGGCCGGGCCGCTTCGGGGAGCTCAGCCCGACGGTCGCCCAGTCGCTGCCGCCCGACGACAAGCCCCACTCGGCGCCGTTGCAGCTGGCGGCCGAGCAGGGGATCGTCGGTGTCGCCCTGCTCGCCGCGGTGTTCGGCTGGGTCCTGTACGTCCTGTGGCGGACCCCGCGCCCCACTCCGGTCGTCCTCACCGCGGGCGCGGCCCTGACCGCGCTGGCCGCGATCGCGACGGTCGGCAACGCGCTGAGCTTCACCACGGTGACGGCGGGGGCGGGCCTGCTCGCGGGGATGGCGACGGCCCGGCCCCTGACGGACGAGGACGGCGGCGTCGAGGTGCCGGACCTCGACGACTGGTAG
- a CDS encoding glycosyltransferase: protein MSAIAWTAAGSLAAWLWLLLGQGFFWRTDVRLPPRRDPDDWPYVCVVVPARDEAAVLPESLPSLLTQDYPGRAEVFLVDDGSSDGTGELARGLARRHGGLPLTVSSPGEPPAGWTGKLWALRHGMGLARARGPEFLLLTDADIAHRPDSLRGLVAAAHSGGFDLVSQMARLRAESVWERLVVPAFVYFFAQLYPFRRIGVRGSRTAAAAGGCVLLRAETAERARIPDAIRQAVIDDVALATAVKRSGGHIWLGLAERVDSVRPYPRLRDLWRMVSRSAYAQLLHNPLLLAGTVLGLTLVYLVPPVALLTGLAAGDLPPALLGGLAWLLMTATYLPMLRYYGQPLWLAPLLPFTAFLYLLMTVDSAVRHYRGRGAAWKGRTYARPDSVPDEG, encoded by the coding sequence GTGAGCGCCATCGCGTGGACCGCCGCCGGATCACTCGCCGCCTGGCTGTGGCTGCTGCTCGGCCAGGGCTTCTTCTGGCGCACGGACGTGCGCCTGCCGCCCCGCCGTGATCCCGACGACTGGCCGTACGTCTGTGTCGTCGTCCCCGCGCGCGACGAGGCCGCCGTCCTGCCCGAGAGCCTGCCGTCGCTGCTGACCCAGGACTATCCCGGCCGCGCGGAGGTCTTCCTGGTCGACGACGGCAGTTCGGACGGGACCGGCGAACTGGCCCGTGGGCTGGCCCGGCGGCACGGCGGGCTCCCCCTGACCGTGTCCTCGCCCGGGGAGCCGCCCGCCGGCTGGACGGGCAAGCTCTGGGCCCTGCGGCACGGAATGGGGCTGGCACGCGCGCGTGGACCCGAGTTCCTGCTGCTGACGGACGCGGACATCGCCCATCGGCCGGACAGCCTGCGCGGGTTGGTGGCGGCCGCGCACAGCGGGGGCTTCGACCTCGTGTCGCAGATGGCGCGGCTGCGCGCCGAGAGCGTGTGGGAACGCCTCGTCGTGCCCGCCTTCGTCTATTTCTTCGCCCAGCTCTATCCCTTCCGCCGGATCGGCGTACGGGGCTCGCGCACGGCCGCCGCGGCGGGTGGCTGCGTGCTGCTGCGGGCCGAGACCGCCGAGCGGGCCCGGATCCCGGACGCGATCCGGCAGGCCGTCATCGACGACGTGGCCCTGGCCACGGCGGTCAAGAGGAGCGGCGGCCACATCTGGCTGGGGCTGGCGGAGCGGGTGGACAGCGTGCGGCCCTACCCCCGGCTGCGCGACCTGTGGCGCATGGTCTCCCGCAGCGCCTACGCCCAGCTGCTGCACAACCCGCTGCTGCTCGCCGGGACGGTCCTCGGTCTGACGCTGGTCTACCTCGTACCGCCCGTCGCGCTCCTGACGGGTCTCGCCGCGGGAGACCTCCCCCCAGCACTCCTCGGCGGGCTCGCCTGGCTGCTGATGACCGCGACGTACCTGCCGATGCTCCGCTACTACGGTCAGCCGCTGTGGCTCGCTCCCCTGCTGCCGTTCACCGCGTTCCTGTACCTGCTGATGACGGTCGACTCCGCGGTGCGGCACTACCGGGGACGCGGTGCGGCCTGGAAGGGCCGCACCTACGCGCGCCCGGACTCGGTCCCGGACGAGGGCTAG
- a CDS encoding PaaX family transcriptional regulator C-terminal domain-containing protein gives MQTNVSGRPTELELRPLSARSVVLSLLLGMHPPELPVKDLVRHVEAFGVAGSTLRAALSRMVAAGDLRRTDAVYRLSDRLLERRSRQDESVHPETRPWDGDWEMAVVTATGRQPAERADLRARLTALRLAELREGVWLRPANLRRTRPSDLGAAVEHFTSRPARPAGELAATLWPLSAWAATAEALLAHIARTTQPADRFTALAAAVRHLLADPVLPAELLPESWPGAELRAAYTEHRRELVEAVLGRTD, from the coding sequence ATGCAGACGAACGTGTCGGGGCGGCCCACCGAGCTCGAACTGCGGCCGCTGTCCGCGCGGTCGGTCGTCCTGAGCCTGCTGCTGGGCATGCATCCGCCCGAGCTGCCCGTGAAGGATCTGGTACGCCATGTGGAGGCCTTCGGCGTCGCCGGCTCCACGCTGCGGGCGGCGCTCAGCCGGATGGTGGCGGCAGGGGACCTGCGGCGCACGGACGCGGTCTACCGCCTGAGCGACCGCCTGCTGGAGCGCCGGAGCCGCCAGGACGAGTCGGTGCACCCCGAGACCCGGCCGTGGGACGGCGACTGGGAGATGGCCGTCGTCACCGCGACCGGCCGACAGCCCGCCGAACGAGCCGACCTGCGGGCACGACTGACCGCCCTGCGCCTCGCCGAGCTGCGGGAGGGCGTCTGGCTGCGCCCGGCCAATCTGCGCCGGACGCGGCCGTCGGACCTCGGCGCCGCGGTCGAGCACTTCACCAGCCGCCCCGCCCGGCCCGCCGGTGAACTGGCCGCGACCCTGTGGCCGCTGAGCGCCTGGGCCGCCACCGCCGAGGCGCTCCTCGCGCACATCGCCCGCACCACGCAGCCCGCCGACCGCTTCACCGCCCTCGCGGCAGCCGTACGGCATCTGCTCGCCGACCCCGTCCTGCCCGCCGAACTCCTGCCGGAGAGCTGGCCGGGGGCCGAGCTGCGGGCCGCGTACACGGAGCACCGGCGGGAGCTGGTCGAGGCGGTGCTGGGGCGCACGGACTGA
- a CDS encoding NUDIX hydrolase: MGTPDFIRTLRVSAGNQLLWLPGVTALVFDDEGRVLLNHRSDNGKWSLIGGIPEPGEQPAACAVREVFEETAVHCMPERVVLVQALDQVRYDNGDICQYMDTTFHCRAVGGEARVNDDESLDVGWFSLDALPDLSEFALFRIKQSMSDAPAWFDPTV, translated from the coding sequence ATGGGTACCCCTGATTTCATCCGCACACTCCGTGTTTCCGCCGGCAACCAGCTGCTCTGGCTCCCCGGAGTCACCGCCCTCGTCTTCGACGACGAGGGCAGAGTGCTGCTCAACCACCGGTCCGACAACGGCAAGTGGTCGCTGATCGGCGGCATCCCGGAGCCGGGGGAGCAGCCCGCGGCCTGCGCCGTGCGGGAGGTCTTCGAGGAGACGGCGGTCCACTGCATGCCCGAGCGGGTCGTTCTCGTACAGGCACTGGACCAGGTCCGGTACGACAACGGGGACATCTGCCAGTACATGGACACCACGTTCCACTGCCGTGCGGTGGGCGGCGAGGCGCGCGTCAACGACGACGAGTCCCTGGACGTCGGCTGGTTCTCACTGGACGCCCTGCCGGACCTGAGCGAGTTCGCACTGTTCCGTATCAAGCAGTCGATGTCCGACGCACCCGCCTGGTTCGACCCCACGGTCTGA
- a CDS encoding TerD family protein has product MSMPKGSNTAVPTTALRVELGRGSGPGAPLTDASALLLVGGKVRSDADFVFYNQPAHSSGAVRHEGKRDTGGQVTESLVVDLARVEPAIETVVVAASADGGTFGQVPGLYIRVLDERAGTEIARYDSVDAGVETAFVLGEFYRRQGAWKFRAVGQGYSSGLEGLATDYGITVDEPQHTAAPPAPMTSPAPVAPPVTVPPPVTTAPPPPPAPPAPVRLTKVTLTKEAPAVSLSKQGGTSGAMRVNLNWEVHKQFTGWGSKLGRAIANHADLDLDLCALFELSDGSKGVVQALGNAFGALRQPPFIHLDGDDRTGAVSSGENLTINLDHKNAFRRILIFVTIYEGARSFADLHATVTLQPQHGAPIDFSLDECTVPSTVCALALITNQGGDLIVQREARYLVPERGVSPQRTVDYAYGWGMNWTPGRK; this is encoded by the coding sequence ATGTCAATGCCGAAAGGATCGAACACCGCGGTGCCGACGACGGCGCTGCGCGTGGAACTGGGCCGGGGCTCCGGGCCGGGTGCGCCCCTGACGGACGCCTCGGCGCTGTTGCTCGTCGGCGGAAAGGTACGCTCGGACGCCGACTTCGTCTTCTACAACCAGCCCGCGCACTCCTCCGGCGCCGTCCGGCACGAGGGCAAACGGGACACCGGCGGCCAGGTGACCGAATCACTCGTCGTCGACCTCGCGCGCGTGGAGCCCGCCATCGAGACCGTGGTGGTGGCCGCCTCGGCGGACGGCGGCACCTTCGGGCAGGTGCCCGGACTGTACATCCGGGTGCTCGACGAGCGGGCCGGCACCGAGATCGCGCGCTACGACAGCGTGGACGCCGGCGTCGAGACCGCTTTTGTGCTCGGCGAGTTCTACCGCCGGCAGGGCGCCTGGAAGTTCCGTGCCGTCGGCCAGGGCTACAGCAGCGGCCTGGAGGGCCTGGCCACCGACTACGGCATCACCGTGGACGAACCGCAGCACACGGCGGCACCTCCCGCCCCCATGACCTCGCCGGCACCCGTGGCTCCTCCCGTCACCGTGCCGCCCCCGGTGACGACCGCCCCGCCTCCGCCGCCCGCACCGCCGGCCCCGGTCCGCCTCACCAAGGTCACGCTCACCAAGGAGGCCCCGGCGGTCTCCCTGAGCAAGCAGGGCGGCACCTCCGGGGCCATGCGCGTGAACCTCAACTGGGAGGTGCACAAGCAGTTCACCGGGTGGGGCAGCAAGCTGGGCCGGGCCATCGCCAACCACGCGGACCTCGACCTCGACCTGTGCGCCCTGTTCGAACTGTCCGACGGCAGCAAGGGCGTCGTCCAGGCGCTCGGCAACGCCTTCGGGGCCCTGCGCCAGCCGCCCTTCATCCACCTCGACGGGGACGACCGCACCGGCGCCGTGAGCAGCGGCGAGAACCTCACCATCAACCTCGACCACAAGAACGCCTTCCGGCGCATCCTCATCTTCGTCACCATCTACGAGGGCGCCCGCTCCTTCGCCGATCTGCACGCGACGGTCACCCTCCAGCCGCAGCACGGCGCCCCCATCGACTTCTCCCTCGACGAGTGCACCGTCCCCTCCACCGTCTGCGCCCTCGCCCTCATCACCAACCAGGGCGGCGACCTCATCGTGCAGCGCGAGGCCCGCTACCTGGTCCCCGAGCGCGGCGTGAGCCCGCAGCGCACGGTCGACTACGCCTACGGGTGGGGGATGAACTGGACCCCCGGCAGGAAATAG